In one window of Duganella dendranthematis DNA:
- a CDS encoding DUF3606 domain-containing protein, with product MSDDLKNRGGQDRLRINVNEEHEVRYWTQELNVTKEELERAVKTAGVMAVDVRKHLGK from the coding sequence ATGTCAGACGACCTCAAGAATCGTGGTGGCCAAGACCGCCTGCGCATCAACGTCAATGAAGAGCATGAAGTCCGCTACTGGACGCAAGAGTTGAACGTAACCAAGGAAGAGCTTGAGCGAGCGGTAAAAACAGCGGGCGTGATGGCCGTAGACGTTCGTAAGCACTTAGGCAAATAA
- a CDS encoding TIGR02391 family protein, whose protein sequence is MPTLSTLIPDADAILALQPEELAGLGLELITSITPEDGIGSPLHPTSFTHPQTLGTFPSEKRKEVEYAMAEGWNWLLREGMIAPVPGETSGWHFVTRRGKQLRDRAGVVAYANSVLLPRGMLHPSIVQCCWSAFMRGEYDTAVFQAFRELEVAIRLAGNFSADDFGVPLAQKAFGEKGPLTDRNAPSGERVALLNMMTGALGSYKNPHSHRKVQLSAMDASEMIVLASHLMKIVDARRAT, encoded by the coding sequence ATGCCAACGCTCTCCACGCTTATTCCTGATGCAGACGCTATTTTGGCGCTTCAACCCGAAGAGTTGGCTGGGCTCGGACTGGAGCTCATCACTTCTATTACTCCTGAAGATGGGATTGGTTCACCGCTACATCCGACATCATTTACACATCCGCAAACGCTTGGGACGTTCCCATCAGAAAAACGCAAGGAAGTGGAATATGCGATGGCCGAGGGATGGAACTGGCTGCTCCGTGAAGGGATGATTGCCCCGGTCCCGGGGGAGACGTCCGGCTGGCACTTTGTGACACGAAGGGGAAAGCAGTTGCGTGACCGCGCTGGAGTCGTGGCTTACGCTAACTCAGTTCTGCTCCCACGAGGCATGCTGCATCCGTCTATTGTTCAGTGCTGTTGGTCTGCCTTTATGCGAGGCGAATACGATACAGCGGTTTTCCAAGCTTTTCGAGAACTCGAAGTCGCAATTCGGCTAGCTGGCAATTTTTCTGCTGATGATTTCGGTGTGCCATTGGCGCAAAAAGCCTTTGGCGAAAAAGGCCCCCTTACGGACAGAAATGCACCGTCCGGCGAACGTGTAGCCCTGCTCAACATGATGACTGGAGCGCTGGGTTCCTACAAAAACCCTCATAGTCATCGCAAGGTGCAGCTCAGTGCCATGGACGCGAGTGAAATGATTGTGTTGGCTAGTCACTTGATGAAAATAGTGGATGCACGACGAGCCACGTAG
- a CDS encoding single-strand-binding protein/primosomal replication protein n, with protein MQAFGNVATAPERKVGKISGKGYYEFRMCESQRGKDDAPTWYTVRIMKDEDPKLLKGDFVKVTGKLKADFYTSRDGKPTGTLLIIAFEAAKIAKQAESEAEKAVATN; from the coding sequence ATGCAGGCATTTGGAAACGTAGCGACCGCACCGGAACGTAAGGTCGGCAAGATTAGTGGCAAAGGCTATTACGAGTTTCGGATGTGTGAGAGTCAGCGTGGCAAAGATGATGCCCCCACCTGGTACACCGTCCGAATCATGAAAGACGAAGACCCGAAGCTCCTCAAGGGAGATTTTGTGAAGGTCACAGGAAAATTGAAAGCCGACTTTTACACTTCGCGTGATGGCAAACCCACAGGCACTTTGCTCATCATCGCATTCGAAGCTGCGAAGATTGCGAAACAAGCTGAGTCAGAAGCTGAGAAAGCTGTAGCAACAAATTAA
- a CDS encoding PP2C family serine/threonine-protein phosphatase, with protein sequence MGFSLSWYAIGASVTGTSHISTNRVCEDSCWFQTDTLPNGPFLAVFVADGAGSASHGEIGAELAMQAAAEKVAEKTAKGEFGIADELAVECVLAIRMRLESYAAEHSLVMRDLACTFLGVVSLPQASLAMQIGDGGIVLNAGKGLELAIVPMSGEYANMTSFVTDENAVKALQTREYIGQLTEVAVFSDGLQRIALQLATNTPHVPFFSPFFDALRRATPEDEDALHQALNNFLNSERVNSRTDDDKTLVVATFNE encoded by the coding sequence GTGGGCTTCAGTTTGAGCTGGTACGCGATTGGGGCGTCCGTCACCGGTACCTCGCACATATCCACGAATCGCGTCTGTGAGGATAGCTGCTGGTTTCAGACGGATACGCTTCCCAATGGACCATTTCTAGCGGTATTCGTCGCGGATGGGGCGGGTAGCGCCTCGCATGGAGAAATTGGCGCAGAGCTTGCAATGCAAGCGGCGGCTGAGAAAGTCGCTGAGAAGACGGCTAAAGGAGAGTTTGGGATTGCGGATGAGTTAGCCGTTGAATGCGTTTTAGCTATCCGCATGCGTCTAGAAAGTTATGCAGCTGAGCATAGCTTGGTCATGCGAGACTTAGCGTGTACCTTCTTGGGTGTCGTCTCCCTTCCTCAAGCTTCGCTAGCGATGCAGATTGGAGATGGCGGCATTGTGTTAAACGCTGGCAAAGGGTTGGAGCTGGCGATAGTTCCGATGTCAGGCGAATACGCAAACATGACTAGCTTTGTCACTGATGAGAACGCTGTAAAAGCCTTGCAGACGCGCGAATATATAGGCCAGTTGACGGAGGTTGCCGTTTTCAGCGATGGATTGCAGCGGATAGCACTACAGTTGGCGACCAACACACCACATGTTCCGTTCTTCAGTCCTTTTTTTGATGCGTTGCGACGCGCGACGCCTGAAGATGAGGATGCTTTGCATCAAGCATTGAACAACTTTCTAAACAGCGAGCGCGTTAATTCGCGCACTGATGACGATAAAACTCTGGTCGTCGCAACCTTTAATGAATGA
- a CDS encoding flagellin N-terminal helical domain-containing protein — protein MLSVHTNSASLSAQNAVTRASRANTTSATRLSTGYRVNSAMDDAAGLQIATRLSAQSSGMTVAMRNIQNGISLMQVADTVAGSMVDAFSRMHDLAIQAADASTTQADKTALQGEFVALFWHAWDVVATTYNGESLYVDTGAAGSDKLMQPLKFQIGDSSSDVLTGDIRSSLLNTLGVGLAYSNSQLEDVLTSHASDAIENMSEAINAWAGVRSATGAVSNTLEHAYNNLATMLSNTQAATGRIMDTDYATESANATSSQMLMQASTSMLKQSNSTVQLTLSLIS, from the coding sequence ATGCTTAGTGTGCACACAAACTCGGCATCATTAAGCGCTCAGAATGCTGTCACGCGCGCTTCGAGGGCGAACACTACCTCGGCCACGCGCTTGTCGACCGGCTATCGCGTAAACTCCGCAATGGATGATGCCGCAGGTCTGCAAATCGCTACACGGCTCTCTGCGCAGAGCTCTGGCATGACGGTGGCAATGCGCAACATCCAAAATGGCATCTCGCTGATGCAGGTTGCTGATACGGTGGCGGGCAGCATGGTGGATGCCTTTAGCCGGATGCATGACCTGGCAATCCAAGCAGCAGATGCCTCGACCACGCAGGCCGACAAAACTGCGCTCCAGGGCGAGTTTGTGGCCCTCTTCTGGCACGCCTGGGACGTGGTAGCGACGACATACAACGGAGAATCGCTGTATGTCGATACCGGTGCCGCTGGCTCGGACAAACTTATGCAGCCGTTGAAATTCCAAATCGGCGACAGTAGCTCTGACGTGCTGACGGGTGATATTCGCTCGTCGCTTCTCAATACCTTGGGAGTAGGCCTCGCTTACAGTAACAGCCAGCTAGAGGATGTTCTGACCTCACATGCATCTGACGCTATCGAGAACATGTCTGAGGCGATTAACGCGTGGGCAGGTGTTCGCAGTGCCACTGGTGCAGTCTCAAATACGCTTGAGCACGCGTACAACAACCTGGCCACGATGCTCAGCAATACACAGGCGGCCACGGGTCGAATCATGGATACGGACTATGCCACCGAATCGGCGAACGCAACTTCTTCGCAGATGTTGATGCAGGCTAGTACGTCGATGCTCAAGCAGAGCAATTCAACCGTACAGCTGACGTTATCACTCATTTCTTAG
- a CDS encoding replication-relaxation family protein yields the protein MEERIAIETLRCFERFRIVRTLDVAANCFADRPYTAAQKAARRSVKLLLKRGAIRKFLSEHHQTFYALTSAGAAYLRSTGLQATSSVGRATTLTNPTHTLWINFVTLSFEARGVQAFTESEIMRMLSAGKGSVTKHQNRGVLQVTPSPKRGSESDLKLRSKKVTLLPDAIATEDDGLTWIEVDTSERGSSRMARLVGLLHKMGKELSVIASAHGIPLEQASLKRISLHFSAPGYLKRMRTRLMDLACATRDNILTESANNIRLVHIGDDVFEVYRAGDTPTGQADFCMGHAVLQMLPIGLPAFKSNIPNKSTHLQWFEGNHLPYRRPLSLGLWSAPRSNL from the coding sequence ATGGAAGAGCGGATTGCCATCGAGACCTTGAGATGCTTCGAACGTTTTCGTATCGTCAGAACGTTAGATGTCGCGGCAAACTGTTTCGCCGACCGTCCTTACACTGCGGCACAAAAAGCGGCACGGCGCTCGGTTAAATTGCTTCTGAAACGCGGCGCGATTAGAAAGTTTTTAAGTGAGCATCATCAAACATTCTATGCGTTGACAAGCGCCGGTGCTGCATATCTCAGGTCAACGGGACTTCAAGCGACGTCATCAGTAGGCAGGGCCACGACACTCACAAATCCGACGCACACGTTATGGATAAATTTCGTCACACTCAGTTTTGAGGCAAGGGGGGTTCAAGCATTCACTGAAAGCGAAATCATGCGGATGCTCAGCGCTGGCAAAGGAAGCGTCACAAAACATCAGAACCGAGGCGTTCTCCAAGTCACGCCATCGCCAAAGCGAGGCAGCGAATCAGACCTGAAATTGAGAAGCAAGAAAGTGACACTTTTGCCCGACGCGATAGCGACCGAAGATGATGGGCTTACCTGGATTGAAGTCGATACAAGTGAGCGCGGTTCATCTAGGATGGCAAGGCTAGTCGGACTTCTCCACAAAATGGGAAAGGAACTCAGTGTCATCGCTAGCGCACACGGAATCCCGTTAGAGCAGGCCTCTTTGAAACGTATCTCACTTCATTTTTCGGCCCCAGGTTACCTGAAGCGGATGCGCACTAGACTAATGGATTTAGCGTGCGCGACGCGGGACAATATATTGACCGAAAGCGCCAACAACATCAGATTAGTGCACATCGGTGACGACGTTTTTGAGGTATATCGAGCAGGCGACACGCCAACCGGGCAGGCGGACTTCTGTATGGGTCACGCTGTGCTTCAGATGCTTCCCATTGGCCTTCCTGCTTTTAAGTCAAACATACCCAATAAGTCTACTCATCTTCAATGGTTTGAGGGTAACCACTTACCGTATCGCCGTCCTCTGAGCTTGGGCCTCTGGTCCGCCCCACGCTCAAATTTATGA
- a CDS encoding helix-turn-helix domain-containing protein: MPTSETPSHFRLHHAAVLRQLRAEAGLSQPALAGIVKRHRTWISKAESGDVNVTVDTVDLIRSALLPSERGKLPLRMRIAKKIFDARTGMHPPMSQEALSITAGCNLKYVNQLELGLVGTTLDQLAKVVDVLQLDYNEVFD; encoded by the coding sequence ATGCCCACATCCGAAACCCCATCCCATTTTCGATTGCACCACGCTGCCGTCCTACGGCAATTGAGAGCAGAGGCGGGACTGTCTCAACCTGCGCTGGCAGGCATCGTCAAACGACACAGGACGTGGATTTCGAAAGCTGAAAGTGGCGATGTAAATGTCACCGTCGATACCGTTGACCTAATCAGGTCTGCGTTGCTGCCTAGCGAAAGAGGCAAACTGCCGTTACGCATGCGTATCGCCAAAAAAATATTTGATGCTCGCACGGGCATGCACCCTCCTATGTCGCAAGAGGCGTTGTCAATTACGGCCGGGTGCAACCTTAAATACGTGAATCAGCTCGAACTTGGACTTGTCGGGACTACACTGGACCAGTTGGCCAAAGTCGTGGACGTGCTCCAACTCGACTACAACGAGGTATTTGATTAG
- a CDS encoding tyrosine-type recombinase/integrase, with protein sequence MSDAPALNWTDVDVDEHFAFLVETKTGRPLSLSLRTRLVEIFKELPKTADTVFNCSEEALRKGWWSIAKRAGVEALNFPELRHETITRVAETSKLAIIDFQKLSGHCDVRMLLRYSHLFTTYMAQMLDEALAYEDKVTTHRGHRRDKAGVGFNVAEVVNSTPTSMPCP encoded by the coding sequence ATGAGTGACGCCCCGGCGCTGAATTGGACGGACGTCGACGTCGACGAGCATTTCGCGTTCCTGGTAGAGACAAAAACCGGTCGCCCACTCTCCCTCTCGTTGCGGACGAGATTAGTTGAAATATTTAAGGAATTACCGAAAACAGCTGACACGGTGTTCAACTGCTCAGAAGAGGCATTGCGCAAAGGTTGGTGGAGCATCGCGAAGCGTGCGGGAGTGGAAGCCCTGAATTTCCCTGAACTCCGCCATGAAACGATAACTCGCGTGGCAGAGACCTCCAAACTCGCAATCATCGACTTCCAAAAATTGAGCGGGCACTGCGACGTTCGAATGCTACTGCGCTATTCCCACCTCTTCACTACATACATGGCACAGATGTTAGACGAAGCGCTCGCCTACGAAGACAAGGTGACAACTCATCGCGGGCACCGTCGCGACAAAGCTGGTGTAGGCTTCAATGTGGCAGAGGTGGTCAATTCGACGCCAACATCGATGCCGTGTCCCTAG
- a CDS encoding helix-hairpin-helix domain-containing protein: MTEVAKAFVTSRGESVTISRELGRGGEGSVFELAPESHNVAKIYHKVPDKKKQDKLRFMATRSSEKLLKYVAWPQSTLSDSKTGAVVGYLMPKVTNRSSIQMLYSPAHRRQNHPKAGWDFLLFIARNVAAAFEVLHAEGHILGDVNQGNVMVGKDSTVVIIDSDSFQVEANGTVHFCEVGVSHFTPPELQGLSSFSGFRRTINHDNFGLALLIFHTLFGGRHPYAGVPQRDGVGDSLESDIKEFRYAYAKDAKQRGIAPPPRSIPTSMLPSEVEQLFHQAFTEQGRALPDLLLASGSPHWMLFVED, from the coding sequence ATGACAGAAGTGGCAAAGGCATTTGTTACGTCGCGGGGAGAATCCGTAACCATCAGTCGAGAGCTCGGTCGTGGTGGGGAGGGGAGTGTATTTGAGCTTGCGCCGGAGTCGCACAACGTCGCAAAGATTTACCACAAAGTCCCTGATAAAAAAAAGCAGGATAAGCTTCGCTTCATGGCGACACGCTCGTCAGAGAAGCTCCTCAAGTATGTCGCTTGGCCACAATCAACGCTGAGTGATTCCAAGACCGGGGCTGTCGTCGGTTACCTAATGCCCAAGGTGACCAACCGTTCGTCTATTCAGATGCTGTACAGTCCCGCTCATCGTAGGCAAAATCACCCGAAGGCAGGGTGGGACTTCCTGCTGTTTATCGCGAGGAATGTCGCTGCGGCATTTGAAGTGCTTCACGCGGAGGGTCATATTCTCGGCGATGTGAACCAAGGCAACGTCATGGTCGGTAAGGATAGCACTGTAGTAATTATTGACAGTGATTCCTTTCAGGTAGAAGCCAACGGAACTGTGCACTTTTGTGAAGTTGGAGTATCTCACTTTACTCCCCCGGAGCTACAAGGACTCTCTTCGTTCTCAGGCTTTCGTCGTACGATAAATCACGACAATTTTGGCCTCGCGTTGTTGATTTTTCATACCTTGTTCGGAGGACGACATCCATACGCGGGTGTCCCGCAGAGAGATGGTGTCGGGGACTCTCTTGAAAGCGACATTAAAGAATTCCGGTATGCCTATGCCAAAGATGCGAAGCAGAGGGGAATCGCGCCTCCTCCACGTTCAATCCCGACATCGATGTTGCCTTCTGAGGTGGAACAGCTTTTTCATCAAGCATTCACTGAGCAGGGGCGCGCACTTCCCGACCTACTGCTAGCCAGTGGGTCGCCGCATTGGATGCTGTTCGTGGAAGACTAA
- a CDS encoding site-specific integrase, with product MATISNRSRHFVHVKNRPDLYSEFPFDKLNEAEAYKRRIEKDLGLKAKRDRKNDAFLVRIRQTGYPLFQKTFPSEEEAANAMARIEAERRSSIFTDYAKGHNVTFEHLVVRYMAEEGPKTKGWDKSGKYKYQGWLEDVRASDGKAAAKSSETTTGKPTKRPAVQMRVPTKAIEWMRKPFATITTEDIERYKEERLTNVKPATVDRELDAMRSVFSVAINIWKYHLTDNPMDAVRRPTYNNERERRLKGDELERLITSAVEEDAQRSMQLRVEELVTEDRKVAKQLPTVYQQKNYLKSALQSARAQAKEEYTHVPLFETFVNFQVMTAARLGEALQLNWTDVDYDGRSAFLAETKNGHSRSLPLRMDLVDLLKALQEDGTEKVFAISQSNMRKAWDRIVARAGISDLHVHDLRHEGISQVAETAKFSLIDLQKFSGHRDVRMLLRYAHLCTKHMAHKLDEAFSAAESSSKHRGRKRLKLAEVARITKADAEARPSNVIPLRRTR from the coding sequence ATGGCCACCATCTCCAATCGCTCCCGTCACTTTGTTCACGTCAAGAATCGCCCAGACCTGTACTCCGAATTCCCATTTGATAAACTAAATGAGGCGGAGGCATATAAGCGAAGAATTGAGAAGGACCTAGGTCTCAAAGCTAAGCGTGACCGGAAAAACGACGCTTTTTTGGTCCGCATTCGGCAAACGGGTTACCCTCTATTTCAGAAGACGTTCCCCTCTGAGGAAGAGGCTGCAAATGCCATGGCACGTATCGAGGCAGAGCGGAGAAGCAGCATCTTTACCGACTATGCCAAAGGCCATAACGTGACCTTTGAACACCTTGTGGTCCGCTACATGGCAGAGGAAGGCCCGAAAACAAAAGGTTGGGATAAATCTGGCAAGTACAAATACCAAGGATGGTTAGAAGACGTCCGCGCGTCCGATGGTAAGGCCGCAGCGAAATCCAGTGAGACTACAACAGGCAAGCCGACGAAGCGTCCGGCTGTCCAAATGCGCGTACCAACCAAAGCAATCGAATGGATGCGTAAGCCCTTTGCAACAATCACGACCGAAGATATCGAGCGCTACAAGGAAGAGCGTCTGACCAACGTGAAACCTGCGACGGTCGATAGGGAGCTTGACGCGATGCGTTCGGTATTCTCTGTGGCGATTAATATTTGGAAGTATCACCTTACCGACAATCCCATGGACGCTGTTCGCCGCCCTACCTACAACAATGAGCGGGAGCGTCGCCTAAAGGGAGATGAACTCGAACGCCTCATCACATCGGCTGTCGAAGAGGATGCGCAGAGGTCAATGCAGTTGCGTGTGGAAGAATTAGTTACCGAAGACCGCAAAGTGGCAAAGCAGCTACCTACCGTTTATCAGCAAAAGAACTATTTAAAATCTGCACTCCAAAGCGCCAGAGCTCAGGCAAAGGAAGAATATACACACGTCCCACTATTCGAGACGTTCGTCAATTTCCAAGTCATGACTGCCGCAAGGCTGGGCGAAGCATTGCAATTGAATTGGACCGATGTCGACTATGATGGCCGTTCAGCGTTTTTGGCAGAAACCAAAAACGGACATTCTCGCTCGCTACCATTGCGAATGGATTTGGTCGACCTTCTAAAAGCTCTTCAGGAAGATGGGACCGAAAAGGTTTTCGCAATATCCCAATCAAACATGAGGAAGGCTTGGGACCGCATTGTGGCAAGAGCAGGGATTAGTGACCTACACGTTCACGACCTGCGCCATGAAGGTATCAGTCAAGTGGCAGAGACCGCGAAGTTCTCACTAATTGATTTGCAAAAATTTAGTGGGCACCGGGATGTACGGATGCTTCTACGCTATGCTCACCTGTGCACCAAACATATGGCGCACAAACTGGACGAGGCATTCAGCGCAGCGGAATCATCTTCCAAACATCGCGGCCGAAAACGCCTAAAACTCGCGGAGGTCGCCCGCATCACTAAGGCAGATGCGGAAGCGCGTCCGTCAAATGTCATCCCATTGCGCCGCACAAGATAG
- a CDS encoding YunG family protein — protein sequence MHRQEFMPRLREALTASWDKQTAYMGVEEIGNAALGQCYPTSRVVQHYYPKTEIFKGTVWTGEALEVHFWNGLRLGDEWYHIDLTWQQFPVGSVVQEFVVIERRELNDSEGTVIRCALLLKRVEDYIKASLSVAM from the coding sequence TTGCACCGTCAAGAATTCATGCCGCGCCTTCGAGAAGCGCTGACTGCTTCCTGGGACAAACAAACCGCTTATATGGGAGTCGAAGAAATAGGAAACGCAGCACTAGGGCAGTGCTACCCGACGTCTAGGGTAGTGCAGCACTACTACCCTAAGACCGAAATTTTCAAAGGAACAGTGTGGACCGGGGAAGCTCTTGAGGTGCACTTTTGGAACGGTCTACGTCTCGGCGATGAGTGGTATCACATCGACTTGACGTGGCAACAGTTTCCAGTTGGTTCCGTCGTTCAGGAATTCGTAGTCATCGAACGTCGGGAACTGAATGATAGCGAAGGAACAGTAATACGCTGTGCGTTGTTGCTAAAGCGGGTTGAGGACTATATAAAAGCTAGCCTAAGCGTTGCTATGTAA
- a CDS encoding helix-turn-helix domain-containing protein: MSEKEIKNRLRLACAQHVKEARLKLNLSQIEFAKLVGMDRSYYARVEAGRTNTSLDTLDKIRGLLFITVPRFPTLVEEVGRRISVAREGRFSQEALSEAAGLGLFYVGRVERGVTNPGLDQIEAIGTALGISSLDLLAL; the protein is encoded by the coding sequence ATGAGCGAAAAGGAAATTAAAAATAGACTACGTTTGGCCTGTGCTCAGCACGTTAAAGAGGCACGGCTTAAGCTAAATCTGTCCCAGATTGAATTTGCTAAATTGGTCGGAATGGACCGCTCTTACTACGCTAGAGTTGAAGCCGGACGAACGAACACATCTCTGGACACCCTCGATAAAATTAGAGGGTTGCTGTTCATCACAGTTCCTCGGTTCCCGACTTTAGTCGAAGAAGTTGGACGCAGGATTTCGGTCGCGCGGGAAGGGCGGTTTTCACAGGAAGCCTTGTCTGAGGCAGCGGGCTTGGGCCTTTTTTATGTTGGACGTGTTGAGCGTGGAGTCACTAATCCCGGCTTAGACCAAATCGAAGCAATAGGCACGGCTCTCGGCATATCCTCTCTAGACCTCTTAGCCCTATAG
- a CDS encoding HAD domain-containing protein, with amino-acid sequence MATFEFENLKEAHPSMIPLPDQRPVIFLDIDDVLCVHRTLNTTQVLLALAGDETVNAVEVWQQIFYSHAVENLRLLNEEFRPWFVISSSWTLHLTREQLFATFEATGMAFVAGNLHEHWCTPRDDDSYRLVEIDAWLDAYAWKGSRQMAPAPYVIIDDVLSGQSLVGSHLEQCTVFCNASAGFLFPQLKAARRVLSAGLGRK; translated from the coding sequence ATGGCGACATTCGAGTTTGAAAATTTAAAAGAAGCGCATCCAAGCATGATTCCACTTCCTGACCAACGACCCGTGATATTCCTCGATATCGACGATGTCCTGTGTGTTCATCGCACGCTGAACACAACGCAGGTACTGCTCGCGCTAGCCGGTGACGAGACTGTCAATGCCGTCGAGGTTTGGCAGCAGATTTTTTATAGTCATGCTGTTGAAAATCTACGTCTGCTGAACGAAGAATTTCGGCCATGGTTTGTAATCAGTTCGTCGTGGACGTTACACCTTACGCGGGAGCAGTTGTTCGCAACGTTCGAAGCTACCGGCATGGCATTCGTGGCCGGGAACCTTCATGAACACTGGTGCACCCCGCGCGACGACGACTCGTATCGCCTCGTTGAAATAGATGCCTGGCTTGATGCATATGCGTGGAAGGGTTCGCGGCAGATGGCACCGGCGCCATACGTGATTATTGATGATGTGCTGAGCGGACAATCGCTAGTAGGTTCACATCTTGAACAGTGCACTGTGTTTTGCAACGCATCTGCCGGATTTCTGTTTCCGCAGTTGAAGGCCGCACGGAGAGTTCTTAGTGCAGGACTTGGCCGGAAATAA
- a CDS encoding DNA primase family protein produces the protein MSFDPHAFAEHLASLQRFKQDDNLLYEWTGTHWNVLGDEAAERNAYHWLVANQREYATTRNAASAVGSAKHWVDALGPIADEMVVPCMNGYVKICDGVPSLSDADPAMGLRHVLSCAFDTAEQSSPCFSRFIQQVLPDAEVRARVQEYVGYTLTSDTRYQRAQLWLGSGANGKGVLANIVQALHGRAEAVRLDELDGFGLSALVGASLIYSDEVPQGAIQEQVLKSAIAGERIYIDRKYKEPVSARLRGKWLVLGNHLPLIRDHSTGFWRRWDVVPFNITISEENRDPILAERIIENELGGVLTWALEGLIRLQKRGGFSANVPAAMAELIQEVKAESNAVLAWCEDCSIQKRVGLQTRKSEVYSHFRGWCERNGRRADGDAAFWKKLKAILNLEVDNQRGRVERGGAPVRVCPIDLSGSV, from the coding sequence ATGAGCTTCGACCCGCATGCGTTTGCTGAACACCTGGCGTCGTTACAGAGGTTCAAGCAAGATGACAATTTATTGTATGAGTGGACCGGAACCCACTGGAATGTACTGGGTGACGAGGCTGCCGAGCGGAATGCCTATCATTGGCTGGTCGCTAATCAGCGTGAGTATGCAACGACTAGAAACGCGGCAAGCGCGGTGGGGTCGGCGAAGCATTGGGTGGACGCTCTTGGGCCTATAGCCGATGAGATGGTCGTGCCGTGCATGAACGGTTACGTCAAAATATGTGATGGTGTTCCAAGCCTGTCGGATGCTGACCCTGCCATGGGACTTCGACATGTTCTCTCATGTGCATTTGACACAGCGGAGCAATCCTCGCCATGTTTTTCCCGGTTTATTCAGCAAGTCTTACCGGACGCTGAAGTGCGAGCTCGTGTTCAGGAATATGTCGGCTACACGCTGACATCTGATACCCGGTATCAACGAGCCCAACTGTGGTTAGGAAGTGGAGCTAACGGGAAGGGTGTGCTCGCCAACATAGTGCAGGCCTTGCATGGACGTGCGGAAGCGGTGCGTCTCGACGAGTTAGATGGTTTCGGGCTATCTGCACTGGTTGGCGCTAGCCTAATTTATTCTGATGAAGTGCCTCAAGGCGCTATCCAAGAGCAGGTCCTGAAATCCGCAATCGCGGGTGAGCGAATATACATCGACAGAAAATACAAAGAGCCAGTAAGTGCGCGTCTTCGTGGTAAGTGGCTGGTGCTAGGCAACCATTTGCCTTTGATACGTGACCACTCGACAGGATTCTGGCGCAGATGGGATGTGGTGCCTTTCAATATCACAATCAGCGAAGAAAACCGTGACCCGATTCTTGCGGAGAGAATTATCGAAAACGAACTAGGGGGAGTTTTAACTTGGGCTCTCGAGGGGTTGATAAGGCTTCAAAAACGCGGGGGATTCTCCGCGAATGTTCCGGCCGCGATGGCGGAATTAATTCAGGAAGTTAAGGCGGAGTCCAACGCCGTGCTTGCGTGGTGCGAAGATTGCTCGATTCAAAAAAGAGTCGGATTGCAGACTCGAAAAAGCGAGGTGTACTCGCATTTCCGGGGGTGGTGTGAGCGGAATGGGCGCCGAGCAGACGGTGATGCGGCTTTTTGGAAGAAGCTCAAAGCCATTTTGAACTTGGAGGTGGATAACCAGAGGGGGAGGGTCGAAAGAGGCGGTGCGCCAGTGAGAGTTTGCCCCATAGACCTTTCTGGTAGTGTCTAG